In Pseudomonas fakonensis, one DNA window encodes the following:
- the gbcA gene encoding glycine-betaine demethylase subunit GbcA: protein MDVTATLSLGDPLEPARKATAEMLQTRERTYSLPQPFYTDERLFQIDMQEIFHKEWLIAGMTCEIPAKGNYITLQIGKNPIIVIRGAEGKVHAFHNVCRHRGSRLCVSDKGKVAKLVCHYHQWTYELDGRLLFAGTEMGADFDMKEYGLKPVQVKVAGGYIFISLAENPPAIDEFLATLEHYMEPYDMENTKVAVHTTLMEKANWKLVLENNRECYHCSGSHPELLQTLLEWDDTNDPRASQEFKDHVAASAAAWEAEKIPYLHKSHGLRNRIVRMPLLKGTVSMTMDGKQACQKLMGRIKNPDLGSMRILHLPHSWNHCMGDHMIVFTVWPISAQETMVTTKWLVHKDAVEGVDYDPERMRKVWDATNDQDRRLAEENQRGINSTAYQPGPYSKTYEFGVVNFIDWYSQRVLENLGAEPAPYLKEVKAQ, encoded by the coding sequence ATGGACGTCACCGCAACCCTGAGCCTGGGCGATCCACTGGAACCTGCACGCAAGGCCACCGCCGAGATGCTGCAGACCCGCGAGCGCACCTACTCGCTGCCGCAACCGTTCTACACCGACGAGCGTCTGTTCCAGATCGACATGCAGGAGATCTTCCACAAGGAGTGGCTGATCGCCGGCATGACCTGCGAGATCCCGGCCAAGGGCAACTACATCACCCTGCAGATCGGCAAGAACCCGATCATCGTGATACGCGGTGCCGAAGGTAAGGTGCATGCCTTCCACAACGTCTGCCGCCACCGCGGCTCGCGCCTGTGCGTCAGCGACAAGGGCAAGGTGGCCAAGCTGGTCTGCCACTACCACCAGTGGACGTATGAACTGGACGGCCGCCTGCTGTTCGCCGGTACCGAAATGGGCGCCGACTTCGACATGAAGGAATACGGCCTCAAGCCTGTGCAGGTAAAAGTGGCCGGCGGCTACATCTTCATCAGCCTGGCCGAGAACCCACCGGCCATCGACGAGTTCCTGGCAACCCTTGAGCACTACATGGAACCGTACGACATGGAGAACACCAAGGTGGCGGTGCACACCACCTTGATGGAAAAGGCCAACTGGAAGCTGGTACTGGAGAACAACCGCGAGTGCTACCACTGCTCGGGCTCGCACCCGGAGCTGCTGCAAACCCTGCTGGAATGGGACGACACCAACGACCCGCGCGCCAGCCAGGAATTCAAGGACCACGTGGCCGCCTCGGCCGCCGCCTGGGAAGCCGAGAAAATCCCTTACCTGCACAAGAGCCACGGCCTGCGTAACCGCATCGTGCGCATGCCGCTGCTCAAGGGCACCGTGTCGATGACCATGGACGGCAAGCAGGCCTGCCAGAAGCTGATGGGCCGCATCAAGAACCCGGACCTGGGCTCGATGCGCATCCTGCACCTGCCGCACTCGTGGAACCACTGCATGGGCGACCACATGATCGTGTTCACCGTGTGGCCGATCAGTGCGCAGGAAACCATGGTCACCACCAAGTGGCTGGTGCACAAGGACGCCGTCGAAGGCGTGGACTACGACCCCGAGCGCATGCGCAAGGTGTGGGACGCCACCAACGACCAGGACCGCCGCCTGGCCGAAGAGAACCAGCGCGGGATCAACTCCACTGCTTATCAGCCTGGCCCTTACTCGAAAACCTATGAGTTCGGCGTGGTCAACTTCATCGACTGGTACAGCCAGCGTGTGCTGGAGAACCTTGGGGCGGAGCCGGCGCCGTACCTGAAGGAAGTGAAGGCGCAGTAA
- the gbcB gene encoding hybrid-cluster NAD(P)-dependent oxidoreductase, with amino-acid sequence MSDTFLNPVTTQTWANGRHIVRCVKVIQETWDVRTFCFMADQPIMFFFKPGQFVTLELEIEGKPVMRSYTISSSPSVPYSFSITVKRVPGGLVSNFLHDTMHEGAELPVHGPVGLFNAIDFPAGKALYLSGGVGITPVMSMARWFYDTNANVDMVFVHSARSPKDIIYHRELEQMASRIPNFSLHIICEKHGLGEPWAGYRGYLNQRLMELIAPDYMERVVFCCGPTPYMTAVKRMLEAVGFDMKNYHEESFGATPPEAKADAVEHAEAAADAPEVDLADLNLVEFVGSDKSIRVAPGETVHAAAAKVGLMIPKACGMGICGTCKVLKLGGEVEMEHNGGITEDDEAEGYILSCCSVPKGDVRIEY; translated from the coding sequence ATGTCCGATACCTTCCTCAATCCGGTCACCACCCAGACCTGGGCCAATGGCCGCCACATCGTGCGCTGCGTCAAGGTCATCCAGGAGACCTGGGACGTGCGCACCTTCTGCTTCATGGCCGACCAGCCGATCATGTTCTTCTTCAAGCCCGGGCAATTCGTCACCCTGGAGCTTGAGATCGAAGGCAAGCCTGTGATGCGTTCGTACACCATCTCAAGCTCGCCCTCGGTGCCCTACAGCTTCTCGATCACGGTCAAGCGCGTACCGGGCGGGCTGGTATCGAACTTCCTCCACGACACCATGCATGAGGGTGCGGAGCTGCCGGTGCACGGGCCGGTGGGGCTGTTCAACGCCATCGACTTCCCGGCGGGCAAGGCGCTGTATTTGTCTGGTGGTGTCGGCATCACCCCGGTGATGTCCATGGCCCGCTGGTTCTACGACACCAACGCCAACGTCGACATGGTGTTCGTGCACAGCGCCCGCTCGCCCAAGGACATCATCTACCACCGTGAGCTGGAGCAGATGGCTTCGCGCATCCCCAACTTCAGCCTGCACATCATTTGCGAAAAGCACGGGCTGGGCGAGCCGTGGGCCGGCTACCGTGGCTACCTGAACCAGCGCCTGATGGAGCTGATCGCCCCGGACTACATGGAGCGGGTGGTGTTCTGTTGCGGCCCGACGCCCTACATGACGGCGGTCAAGCGCATGCTCGAGGCGGTCGGCTTCGACATGAAGAACTACCACGAGGAGTCGTTCGGGGCTACGCCACCGGAGGCCAAGGCCGATGCCGTGGAGCACGCCGAAGCCGCCGCCGATGCGCCGGAAGTGGACCTGGCCGACCTCAACCTGGTGGAGTTCGTCGGCAGCGACAAGAGTATCCGCGTGGCGCCGGGCGAGACCGTGCACGCCGCAGCGGCCAAGGTCGGGCTGATGATTCCCAAGGCCTGCGGCATGGGCATCTGCGGCACCTGCAAGGTGCTCAAGCTGGGCGGCGAGGTGGAGATGGAGCACAACGGCGGCATCACCGAGGACGACGAAGCCGAGGGCTACATCCTGTCGTGCTGCAGTGTGCCCAAGGGGGATGTGCGGATCGAGTATTGA
- a CDS encoding methyl-accepting chemotaxis protein, protein MGIWRRSIQWQLIASMGAALLASILVVVAIYTVAVNRLTERYLVDTALPASVEAIRNDIERMLGQPLVAAADIAGNTLLRDWLAAGEAPASLAPFIEYLDAAKQRNHAFTALFAATGSGNYYNEKGLDRTLNRANPKDKWFYGYIDSGAERFVNIDIDGATGELALFIDYRIEKAGQLVGVAGMGLRMTELSKLIHDFSFGEHGKVFLVRNDGLIQVHPDQQFSGKRPLAEQLDPQAAKAMLSGADGLRSTRFSRDGESYLALGLPLRDLNWTLVAEVPEAEIYAQMHEAVWLTTLIGGGVALVSLLLVVLLARGLVRPIRQVTAALVQIGSGAGDLSHRLDDSRKDELGDLARGFNRFLDSQRALIKDVLGTTERLHRSVEQVALVVDNTAERSGRQQEMTEMVATAVHEMGLTVQEIARNAGSAAEASQSARDEALQARNVVRQSVQHIEGMSGEIGRAADAVTQLAEEVASIDEVLAVIRSVSEQTNLLALNAAIEAARAGEMGRGFAVVADEVRTLARRTQVSTDEVQQMIQRLKHGAGTAVSSMQAGQQATGGGVQASQHTGASLGAITDQVERISDMNHQVATATEEQSAVTEEINRNVQGISDLARQTAVEVQGCREECHALRGLADDLARQMGGFRL, encoded by the coding sequence ATGGGCATCTGGCGGCGCAGTATCCAGTGGCAACTGATCGCGAGCATGGGCGCGGCGCTGTTGGCGAGCATCCTGGTGGTGGTGGCGATCTACACCGTGGCGGTCAACCGCCTGACCGAACGCTACCTAGTCGACACCGCTTTGCCGGCCAGCGTCGAAGCGATCCGCAACGACATCGAACGCATGCTCGGCCAGCCGCTGGTGGCGGCGGCGGACATTGCCGGCAACACCCTGCTGCGCGACTGGCTGGCCGCCGGTGAAGCCCCGGCCAGCCTCGCGCCCTTCATCGAATACCTGGACGCCGCCAAGCAGCGCAACCACGCCTTCACCGCGCTGTTCGCCGCCACTGGCAGCGGCAACTACTACAACGAGAAGGGCCTGGACCGCACCCTCAACCGCGCCAACCCCAAGGACAAGTGGTTCTACGGCTACATCGACAGCGGTGCCGAGCGCTTCGTCAACATCGACATCGACGGCGCCACCGGCGAACTGGCGCTGTTCATCGACTACCGCATAGAAAAAGCCGGGCAACTGGTGGGCGTGGCCGGCATGGGCCTGCGCATGACCGAGCTGTCGAAGCTGATTCACGATTTCAGCTTTGGCGAGCACGGCAAGGTGTTTCTGGTGCGCAACGACGGCCTGATCCAGGTGCACCCCGACCAGCAGTTCAGCGGCAAGCGCCCGCTGGCCGAGCAGCTCGACCCCCAGGCCGCCAAGGCCATGCTCAGCGGTGCTGATGGCCTGCGCAGCACCCGCTTCAGCCGCGACGGCGAAAGCTATCTGGCCCTGGGTTTGCCCCTGCGCGACCTGAACTGGACGCTGGTGGCCGAGGTGCCCGAAGCCGAGATCTACGCGCAGATGCACGAGGCGGTCTGGCTGACCACCCTGATTGGTGGCGGCGTGGCGCTGGTTTCGTTGTTGCTGGTGGTGCTGCTGGCCCGCGGCCTGGTGCGGCCGATTCGCCAGGTGACCGCCGCGCTGGTGCAGATCGGCAGTGGCGCCGGTGACCTCAGCCACCGCCTGGATGATTCGCGCAAGGACGAGTTGGGTGACCTGGCCCGGGGCTTCAACCGCTTCCTCGACAGCCAGCGGGCGCTGATCAAGGATGTGCTGGGCACCACCGAGCGCCTGCACCGCTCGGTGGAGCAAGTGGCGCTGGTGGTGGACAACACCGCCGAGCGCTCGGGCCGCCAGCAGGAAATGACTGAAATGGTCGCCACGGCCGTGCACGAGATGGGCCTGACCGTGCAGGAGATCGCGCGTAACGCCGGCAGCGCCGCCGAAGCCTCGCAGTCGGCGCGGGACGAGGCCTTGCAGGCGCGCAATGTGGTGCGCCAGTCGGTGCAGCATATCGAAGGCATGTCGGGCGAGATTGGCCGGGCGGCCGATGCGGTCACGCAACTGGCCGAGGAAGTGGCCTCGATCGACGAAGTTCTTGCTGTCATCCGCAGTGTTTCCGAGCAGACCAACCTGCTGGCGCTGAACGCTGCCATCGAGGCGGCGCGGGCCGGGGAGATGGGCCGTGGCTTTGCCGTGGTGGCCGATGAGGTGCGCACCCTGGCGCGGCGCACCCAGGTGTCCACCGACGAGGTGCAGCAGATGATCCAGCGCCTCAAGCACGGCGCCGGCACGGCTGTCAGTTCAATGCAGGCCGGGCAGCAGGCCACCGGCGGCGGTGTGCAGGCCAGCCAGCACACCGGGGCTTCGCTGGGGGCGATCACTGACCAGGTGGAGCGCATCAGCGACATGAACCACCAGGTGGCCACGGCCACCGAGGAGCAGTCGGCGGTGACCGAGGAGATCAACCGCAACGTGCAGGGCATCTCGGACCTGGCGCGGCAGACCGCGGTGGAAGTGCAGGGGTGCCGGGAGGAGTGCCATGCGCTGCGCGGGCTGGCTGACGACCTGGCGCGGCAGATGGGTGGGTTCAGGCTTTAA
- a CDS encoding methyl-accepting chemotaxis protein yields MAKMQDKLRDTLQLIAGSATQLASAAEELNSVTDESARGLQQQNNEIEQAATAVTEMTSAVEEVARNAVSTSEASSEASRSAGDGRDLVMETVGAIERMSGDVQATAKLITHLAEQSRDIGKVLDVIRGLADQTNLLALNAAIEAARAGEAGRGFAVVADEVRALAHRTQQSTSEIERMIGSIQGGTEQAVDSMRTSTERAESTLNIAKGAGLALDTIASAVGQINERNLVIASAAEEQAQVAREVDRNLVNINDLSVQSATGAHQTSAASAELSRLAVDLNGLVARFRT; encoded by the coding sequence ATGGCCAAGATGCAAGACAAGCTGCGTGACACCCTGCAGTTGATTGCCGGTTCCGCCACCCAGCTGGCCTCGGCCGCCGAGGAGCTGAACAGCGTCACCGACGAGAGCGCCCGTGGCCTGCAGCAGCAGAACAACGAAATCGAACAGGCCGCCACCGCCGTCACCGAAATGACCAGCGCGGTCGAGGAAGTGGCGCGCAACGCGGTGAGCACCTCGGAAGCCTCCAGCGAAGCCAGCCGCTCGGCCGGCGATGGCCGCGACCTGGTGATGGAAACCGTCGGCGCCATCGAGCGCATGAGCGGCGACGTGCAAGCCACCGCCAAGCTGATCACCCACCTGGCCGAGCAGTCCCGCGACATCGGCAAGGTGCTGGACGTGATCCGTGGCCTGGCTGACCAGACCAACCTGCTGGCGCTCAACGCCGCCATCGAAGCGGCCCGTGCCGGTGAGGCCGGCCGTGGCTTTGCCGTGGTGGCCGACGAAGTGCGCGCGCTTGCGCACCGCACCCAGCAGTCCACCAGCGAAATCGAGCGGATGATCGGCAGCATCCAGGGCGGCACCGAACAGGCCGTGGATTCGATGCGCACCAGCACCGAGCGCGCCGAATCGACCCTGAACATCGCCAAGGGCGCCGGCCTTGCGCTGGACACCATCGCCTCGGCCGTGGGCCAGATCAACGAGCGCAACCTGGTGATCGCCAGCGCCGCCGAAGAGCAGGCCCAGGTGGCCCGCGAGGTGGACCGCAACCTGGTGAACATCAACGACCTGTCGGTGCAGAGCGCCACCGGGGCGCACCAGACCAGCGCGGCGAGTGCCGAGCTTTCGCGCCTGGCAGTGGACCTCAATGGCCTGGTGGCCCGTTTCCGCACTTAA
- the etfB gene encoding electron transfer flavoprotein subunit beta yields MTTKVISLVSVGAHPSSGRARRAEQDARAVELGLQLAGDNLQVVHAGDPHEEALRAYLGMGLEHLDVLEQPAGADVLGVLGEYLRDAGAQLVLTGSQAETGEGSGMLPFLLAEKLGWPLVVGLAEVESIENGTAQVLQALPRGQRRRLKVRLPLLATVDNAAPKPRQSAFGPARRGVLAAHEVAVVDDPVLGDDALQPARPRPKRLKVIKAKSGADRMKAATAKASGGGGKVLKDVSAQEGAEAILKLLVEEGVLR; encoded by the coding sequence ATGACTACCAAAGTGATCAGCCTGGTTTCCGTCGGTGCCCACCCAAGCTCCGGCCGCGCCCGCCGCGCCGAGCAGGACGCGCGCGCCGTGGAGCTGGGCTTGCAGCTGGCTGGGGATAACTTGCAGGTGGTGCATGCCGGCGACCCCCATGAAGAGGCGCTGCGCGCCTACCTGGGCATGGGCCTGGAGCACCTGGACGTGCTCGAGCAGCCGGCTGGCGCCGATGTGCTCGGTGTGTTGGGTGAATATTTGCGCGACGCCGGCGCCCAGCTGGTGCTGACCGGCAGCCAGGCGGAAACCGGTGAGGGCTCGGGCATGCTGCCGTTTTTGCTCGCCGAGAAGCTTGGCTGGCCGCTGGTGGTGGGCCTGGCCGAGGTGGAGTCGATCGAAAACGGCACCGCCCAGGTGCTGCAGGCCCTGCCACGCGGCCAGCGGCGCCGCCTGAAGGTACGCCTGCCGTTGCTGGCGACTGTGGATAACGCCGCGCCCAAGCCGCGCCAGAGCGCTTTTGGCCCGGCGCGACGCGGTGTGCTGGCGGCGCACGAGGTGGCGGTGGTGGATGACCCGGTGCTCGGCGATGACGCCCTGCAGCCGGCGCGGCCACGGCCCAAGCGGCTCAAGGTGATCAAGGCCAAGAGCGGCGCCGACCGTATGAAGGCGGCCACGGCCAAGGCCAGTGGCGGTGGGGGCAAGGTGCTCAAGGATGTGTCGGCGCAGGAAGGCGCCGAGGCGATCCTCAAGCTGCTGGTGGAGGAGGGGGTTTTGCGCTGA
- the etfA gene encoding electron transfer flavoprotein subunit alpha has product MSDIIRRDPRAEWIARNRLHPLHAAMQTQQTSWMGPNGLMRKNPHAIAAGFTGPAGLKRIDRSGAQQGTGVGGRRTAAAEVQLPLHQVAEPAFYIAVVPDMVGGRLGSHDRDLLGLAHSLAGSDGAVLAIVFGEHKESNFSTAGVDRVLVIEGEAFEGYAPEQLVQGLRAVDNQLAPRHWLLPDSRTGGGELGRRFAAALGERPATRVWQVKDGQCIGRAGAGQQDIQRQLPRLILAAAECAEPVSETRHEALPVELSTGVARSLSRIEDLGSVAVDPAAIAMAEAEFIVSGGNGVKDWELYHQATAALGATEGASRVAVDDGFMPRNRQVGATGTWVTARVYVAVGISGAIQHLQGIGACDKVVAINMDPGCDMIKRADLSVIGDSSAILKALIEAVDNYRSGGQRDAA; this is encoded by the coding sequence ATGAGCGACATCATCCGCCGCGACCCACGCGCCGAGTGGATCGCCCGTAACCGCCTGCACCCGCTGCACGCGGCCATGCAAACGCAACAAACCAGCTGGATGGGCCCTAACGGGCTGATGCGCAAGAACCCCCACGCCATCGCCGCAGGCTTCACCGGCCCGGCCGGGCTCAAGCGCATCGACCGCAGTGGCGCCCAGCAGGGCACCGGTGTTGGCGGCCGGCGCACCGCCGCTGCCGAAGTGCAGCTGCCGCTGCACCAGGTGGCGGAACCTGCGTTTTACATTGCCGTGGTACCGGATATGGTCGGTGGCCGCCTGGGCAGCCACGACCGCGACCTGCTGGGCCTGGCCCACAGCCTGGCCGGCAGTGACGGCGCGGTGCTGGCCATCGTGTTTGGCGAACATAAAGAAAGTAACTTTTCCACAGCCGGCGTCGACCGGGTGCTGGTCATCGAGGGCGAGGCTTTCGAGGGTTATGCACCGGAGCAACTGGTCCAGGGCCTGCGGGCTGTGGATAACCAGCTCGCCCCGCGCCACTGGCTGCTGCCCGACAGCCGCACCGGTGGCGGCGAACTGGGCCGGCGTTTTGCCGCCGCCCTGGGCGAGCGCCCGGCCACGCGGGTGTGGCAGGTCAAGGACGGCCAGTGTATCGGCCGTGCCGGTGCCGGCCAGCAGGATATCCAGCGCCAGTTGCCGCGGCTGATCCTGGCCGCCGCCGAATGTGCGGAGCCGGTCAGCGAAACCCGCCACGAAGCCTTGCCGGTGGAGTTGTCCACAGGCGTGGCGCGCAGCCTGTCGCGTATCGAAGACCTGGGCTCGGTGGCCGTGGACCCGGCCGCCATCGCCATGGCCGAGGCCGAGTTCATCGTCTCGGGCGGCAACGGTGTGAAGGATTGGGAGCTGTACCACCAGGCCACGGCAGCGCTGGGCGCCACCGAAGGCGCCTCGCGGGTGGCGGTGGACGACGGCTTCATGCCGCGCAACCGCCAGGTGGGCGCCACCGGTACCTGGGTCACGGCGCGGGTGTACGTGGCTGTGGGTATCTCGGGGGCCATCCAGCACCTGCAGGGCATCGGCGCCTGCGACAAGGTGGTGGCGATCAACATGGACCCGGGCTGCGACATGATCAAGCGGGCCGACCTGTCGGTGATTGGCGACAGCTCGGCGATTCTCAAGGCACTGATCGAGGCTGTGGACAACTACCGCAGCGGCGGCCAGCGCGACGCGGCATAA
- a CDS encoding cell division protein ZapA produces MKLHAQPINVVSILGNDYSLKAPEGQEETLSQAVRMLNAALAETKRSYPTLIGDKLLVLAALNLCSKQIELQREHAQTLERTQAQIDATVDAISRTIGDQ; encoded by the coding sequence ATGAAGCTGCACGCCCAGCCAATCAACGTCGTGTCGATTCTGGGCAACGACTATTCGCTCAAGGCGCCCGAAGGCCAGGAAGAAACCCTGTCGCAGGCGGTGCGCATGCTCAACGCTGCGCTGGCCGAGACCAAACGCAGCTACCCGACCCTGATCGGCGACAAGCTGCTGGTGCTGGCCGCGCTGAACCTGTGTTCCAAGCAGATAGAACTGCAGCGCGAACACGCCCAGACCCTGGAGCGCACCCAGGCGCAGATCGACGCCACCGTGGATGCCATCAGCCGCACCATCGGCGACCAATAA
- the dgcB gene encoding dimethylglycine demethylation protein DgcB, which translates to MLNTLLPILLFAALALAVLGAARRVRMWRRGRPSQVNLLAGLLAMPRRYLVDLHHVVERDKYMSKTHVATAGGFVLSAALAILVHGFGLRSQILGYALLVATVIMFSGALFVFKRRLNPPSRLSKGPWMRLPKSLLVFAASFFIATLPVAGILPADTGGWVMVGILGLGVMWGVSELFFGMTWGGPMKHAFAGALHLAWHRRAERFGGGRSTGLKPLDLEDPNAPLGVEKPVDFTWNQLLGFDACVQCGKCEAMCPAFAAGQPLNPKKLIQDMVIGLAGGTDAKFAGSPYPGKPVGEHGGHPHQPIVNGLVDAETLWSCTTCRACVEECPMMIEHVDAIVDMRRHLTLEKGATPNKGAEVLDNLIATDNPGGFAPGGRMNWAADLNLKLLSEVKTTEVLFWVGDGAFDMRNQRTLRAFVKVLKASGVDFAVLGLEERDSGDVARRLGDEATFQQLAKRNIQTLAKYRFQRIVTCDPHSFHVLKNEYGALGGEYQVQHHSTYIAELIAAGKLNLGQHKGGSVTYHDPCYLGRYNGEYEAPRDVLKALGIEVREMQRSGFRSRCCGGGGGAPITDIPGKQRIPDMRMDDIRETEAELVAVGCPQCTAMLEGVVEPRPQIKDLAELVADVLIEDETPAAAKSQPAKREPAEVH; encoded by the coding sequence ATGTTGAACACCCTTCTACCCATCCTGCTGTTCGCCGCCCTCGCCCTGGCGGTGCTTGGCGCTGCGCGCCGGGTGCGCATGTGGCGGCGCGGGCGGCCCAGCCAGGTCAACCTGCTGGCCGGCCTGCTGGCCATGCCGCGGCGCTATCTGGTAGACCTGCACCATGTGGTCGAGCGCGACAAGTACATGTCCAAGACCCACGTGGCCACCGCTGGCGGCTTCGTGCTGTCGGCCGCGCTGGCGATCCTGGTGCATGGCTTCGGCCTGCGCAGCCAGATCCTCGGCTACGCGCTGCTGGTGGCCACGGTGATCATGTTCAGCGGCGCGCTGTTCGTCTTCAAACGCCGCCTCAACCCGCCCTCGCGCCTGTCCAAGGGCCCGTGGATGCGCCTGCCCAAGAGCCTGCTGGTGTTCGCCGCAAGCTTCTTCATCGCCACCTTGCCGGTGGCCGGCATTCTGCCTGCCGACACCGGCGGTTGGGTGATGGTCGGTATTCTTGGTTTGGGCGTCATGTGGGGCGTGTCCGAGCTGTTCTTCGGCATGACCTGGGGCGGGCCGATGAAGCACGCCTTCGCCGGTGCCCTGCACCTGGCCTGGCACCGCCGCGCCGAGCGCTTCGGCGGCGGCCGTTCCACCGGCCTCAAGCCGCTGGACCTCGAAGACCCCAACGCACCGCTGGGTGTGGAAAAACCGGTGGATTTCACCTGGAACCAACTGCTGGGCTTCGACGCCTGCGTGCAGTGCGGCAAATGTGAAGCCATGTGCCCGGCCTTTGCCGCCGGTCAGCCGCTGAACCCGAAAAAACTCATTCAGGACATGGTCATTGGCCTTGCCGGTGGCACCGACGCGAAATTTGCCGGCAGCCCCTACCCGGGCAAGCCGGTGGGCGAGCACGGCGGCCACCCGCACCAGCCAATCGTCAACGGCCTGGTGGACGCCGAAACCCTGTGGTCGTGCACCACCTGCCGCGCCTGTGTGGAAGAGTGCCCGATGATGATCGAGCACGTTGACGCCATCGTCGACATGCGCCGCCACCTGACGCTGGAAAAAGGCGCCACCCCGAACAAGGGCGCCGAGGTGCTGGACAACCTGATCGCCACCGACAACCCCGGCGGCTTCGCCCCGGGCGGGCGGATGAACTGGGCGGCCGACCTCAACCTGAAACTGCTGTCAGAGGTGAAAACCACCGAGGTGCTGTTCTGGGTGGGTGATGGCGCCTTCGACATGCGCAACCAACGCACCCTGCGCGCCTTCGTCAAGGTGCTCAAGGCCTCGGGCGTGGACTTTGCCGTGCTCGGCCTCGAAGAGCGCGACAGCGGCGACGTGGCCCGGCGCCTGGGCGATGAAGCGACCTTCCAGCAACTGGCCAAGCGCAATATCCAGACCTTGGCCAAGTACCGCTTCCAGCGCATCGTCACCTGCGACCCGCACAGCTTCCATGTGCTGAAAAACGAGTACGGCGCCCTGGGCGGCGAGTACCAGGTGCAGCACCACAGCACCTACATTGCCGAACTGATCGCAGCAGGCAAGCTCAACCTTGGCCAGCACAAGGGCGGCAGCGTCACCTACCACGACCCGTGCTACCTGGGCCGCTACAACGGTGAGTATGAAGCCCCGCGCGACGTGCTCAAGGCCCTGGGGATCGAAGTACGCGAGATGCAACGCTCGGGCTTCCGCTCGCGCTGCTGCGGCGGTGGCGGCGGTGCGCCGATCACCGACATCCCGGGCAAGCAGCGCATCCCCGACATGCGCATGGACGACATTCGCGAAACCGAGGCCGAGCTGGTTGCCGTGGGTTGCCCGCAGTGCACTGCCATGCTTGAAGGGGTGGTCGAACCGCGCCCGCAGATCAAGGACCTGGCCGAGTTGGTGGCCGATGTGCTGATCGAAGACGAAACCCCGGCCGCCGCCAAGTCGCAGCCGGCCAAACGTGAACCTGCGGAGGTGCACTGA
- a CDS encoding RHS repeat-associated core domain-containing protein: MTNFLLELDRQQSVMTGTAGHSRAYSPYGAPNSTTGPGLGFCGQHRDPLTGYYGLGNGRRYYNPNLMRFVSTDSLSPFGRGGVNAYAYCGGDPINRTDPGAQYWRRVVGASSSLTTLTGAIVRTARNEALRLRHEHLVAQGQPSSFSPTPLLNRIGNTAFAATGVSGVLGNLLQGFENGWADDSLITVANGFGLANSGGNITGGVLSNFSAARETWALMGQPGVASSRVVSGTFLEITGFRMASEAVAYTVRRAWEHGQGVVRFLRAGAEGWRGWRAERNQPADIQMNDVRRSP; this comes from the coding sequence ATGACGAATTTTCTACTCGAACTCGATCGGCAGCAGTCCGTAATGACGGGCACGGCTGGCCATTCACGGGCCTATTCGCCTTATGGTGCGCCCAATAGCACGACTGGCCCTGGGCTAGGATTCTGTGGCCAGCATCGCGATCCGTTGACCGGTTACTACGGGCTGGGCAATGGCCGTCGCTACTACAACCCGAACCTGATGCGCTTCGTGAGCACGGACAGCCTCAGCCCTTTTGGACGAGGAGGGGTCAATGCGTACGCCTACTGTGGTGGGGACCCGATAAACCGGACAGATCCGGGGGCACAGTATTGGCGCAGGGTGGTAGGCGCTTCTTCCAGCTTGACCACATTGACGGGTGCGATCGTCAGGACTGCAAGAAACGAGGCCTTGAGGCTTCGGCACGAGCACCTAGTTGCCCAAGGCCAACCTTCATCTTTTTCACCGACACCTTTACTGAACCGGATCGGCAACACTGCATTCGCCGCCACTGGGGTTTCGGGGGTGCTGGGCAATCTTCTGCAAGGCTTCGAAAACGGTTGGGCGGATGATTCGCTTATCACGGTCGCCAACGGATTCGGTCTCGCCAACTCCGGGGGTAACATCACCGGCGGAGTCTTATCAAACTTCAGCGCTGCCCGGGAAACCTGGGCGCTCATGGGGCAGCCCGGCGTTGCTTCAAGCCGCGTAGTTTCAGGAACCTTCCTGGAAATCACCGGCTTCAGGATGGCAAGTGAGGCTGTGGCCTACACAGTTAGGCGAGCCTGGGAGCACGGGCAAGGGGTGGTGCGTTTCTTGAGGGCGGGTGCCGAAGGATGGCGGGGTTGGAGAGCTGAACGCAACCAACCTGCTGATATCCAGATGAACGATGTCAGGCGGTCCCCCTGA